In Nitrososphaerales archaeon, a genomic segment contains:
- a CDS encoding twin-arginine translocase TatA/TatE family subunit, whose product MALDPLELIIVGVIVVVILLWGPGKIPELAKALGRARKEFEQASKEITGSVAPTAQAVGGVVAPTKTGDEILVETARQLGINTEGKTREQISQEIVWKTKTK is encoded by the coding sequence TTGGCATTAGACCCACTTGAACTAATAATCGTCGGCGTGATAGTCGTTGTCATACTCCTATGGGGACCGGGGAAGATTCCAGAACTCGCAAAGGCTTTGGGAAGGGCAAGGAAGGAGTTCGAGCAGGCATCGAAAGAAATCACAGGCTCAGTGGCACCAACGGCGCAGGCGGTGGGTGGTGTGGTTGCTCCTACAAAAACAGGAGATGAGATACTGGTGGAAACTGCACGGCAGCTCGGAATCAACACCGAGGGCAAGACAAGGGAACAGATATCTCAAGAGATAGTCTGGAAGACGAAGACCAAGTAG